The segment TTTCGCCACCAATCACGCTGATGTCCTCAGATTCATAATTAACTGAGTAAATCTTGTTGTTCTGAGGATTGTAACAGAGAGACCATGGTGCTTCCCCAACCTCCACATTTCCCAGCACTTCGTTGGTAACTCCATCAATCATGGTAACAGTTTCATGCCCTACATTTGCGCAGTAAACTCTATTATTAAGAGAATTGTAACATAATTTCTGCGGTACAGCGTCGACCTTCACAGATGTCAAGAGCTCGTTGGTGGCACCATCAATTATGCTCACATCGTCGCTCATAGAATTGGCGCAATAGACCTTGTTACCCTGTGGGTTATAGCATAGCGCCCAAGGTCCTTCCCCTACGGGAACCGTTGCCAGCACCTCATCAGTAGTCCCGTCAATAACAGTGACATTATTGCTGTATTCATTTGCGCAATAGACACGGTTAGTCATTGAGTTATAACACAGGGCAGAAGGATAATCGCCAACTGCAACTGTTGCTAACACTTCGTTGGTTGCGCCATCAATGACCGTCACATTGTGGCTAAAGAAGTTGACACAGTAGACTTTGTCGTTCTGGGGGTTGTAGCAGAGTGCGACAGGACGAGCGCCAGTGGAAACAGTTGCAAGCACCTCGTTAGTCTCGCCATCAATTACGGTCACATTATCACTGCGGTTATTTGCACAGTAAACCTTATTATCCCGCTCATTGTGACAGAAGGCAATCGGATAGGTGCCGACCGTAACTGTTGCGATAACTTTATTGGTGGCACCATCAATTACATAAACACCCTCTCTATCATTGCAACAGTATATTTTGTTGTTCTGGGAATTGTAACCCATCGCCCAAGCACCACCGTCTAAAGGTATCTTTGCTGTCTTTTCGTCGGTTGTGCCATCAATGACAAGAACGCAGTCACTCTCCTCGCTGCCGACATAGATGGCGTTGTTTGCAGGATTATAGATAATGTGCTGCGGTTCGTCGACACCAACCATCGTGTCCGGCAGATAGATTGTTGTTTCCAGCCACTGGCTGAAAACAAGCGCTGGGAAAAGAAGGCAAATCGCGCTCAAAATTAATAACGAGCACCGGCACTTCTTCATTTATTCCTCCTTGTTATCTCTATAGTAATTATAACATAGAAATCTAATTTGTCAAGAAGTCTTGTCGGGGATTTCAGGGTTTGTTTGTTGCCATCCGCTTGACTTTTACTGAGAAGCGGGCATATTATATTTATTGAGGCAGAATGAGTTGATGTGGCTGGCGTTAATCCAGAGTAGAAGGAGGCTATTATGCCTGTTTTAAAGCCGATTGTCTGGATTATTTTGGGTCTGGTGTTGGCGGCGCTGGAGATGGTTGTTCCCGGTCTGGTCATTATCTGGTTCGGTCTTGCCGCGGTTATCACCGGTGTTTTGTCAATCTTTATTCATAACCCCTATTTTCATTATGCGGTATTTCTGCTCTTGTCCGGGCTGGGGATTTTTCTGGCGCAGTGGATTGGGAGAAGGATAACAAAGCCCGAGCCCGAGCCGGTTGGGGCGTTGCGATTGTCAGGTGCGATTGGTGTGGTGGTCAAGGATATCAAGCCGCCGGAGTTGGGAAGGGTAAAGGTTACCGGTGAGGAGTGGCTGGCAGAGTCAAATGTGGCAGTTGATGCCGGAGTAAAGGTACGGGTTTTAAGGGTTGAAGGAACCCGTTTGATAGTTGAGCCAGTTGAGGAAAGGAGCGAAAAATGACCGTTTTAATTATCGTCATTGTATTTTTCCTTTTTATCTGGGCGGTTTTGGGTCTGAAGATTGTCCGTCCCTATCAAAGGGGCGCGGTTGAGCGGTTGGGGAAGTATCAGCGCCTGGTTCAGCCAGGTTTGAACTTCATCATTCCGTTTTTAGAGCGGCTGATCAAGGTGGATATGCGGGAGCAGGTTGTGGATGTGCCGCCGCAGGAGGTCATCACCAAGGACAATGCGACCGTGACCGTTGATGCGATTGTCTATTATGAGGTTACCGACCCGGTGAAGGTTTTGTATAATGTAGCAAATTTCCGTCTCGCAACAATCAAACTGGCACAGACCAATCTACGCAATGTGATTGGCGATTTAACCTTAGATGAGTCGCTGACATCAAGGGAGAGGATTAATGCCAAGTTGCGGGATGTTTT is part of the candidate division WOR-3 bacterium genome and harbors:
- a CDS encoding NfeD family protein; the encoded protein is MPVLKPIVWIILGLVLAALEMVVPGLVIIWFGLAAVITGVLSIFIHNPYFHYAVFLLLSGLGIFLAQWIGRRITKPEPEPVGALRLSGAIGVVVKDIKPPELGRVKVTGEEWLAESNVAVDAGVKVRVLRVEGTRLIVEPVEERSEK